A DNA window from Halomicrobium mukohataei DSM 12286 contains the following coding sequences:
- a CDS encoding electron transfer flavoprotein subunit beta/FixA family protein — protein MHTVVLTKGVPDFREGQVSFDEDGHLERGKTPTVMNPNDKHALRAALQTKVRNGGTVSLLSMGPPGYREVLQEGMADVYADDLYLLSDREMGAADTWATAMTVATGIEKLDETPDLLFAGFKTADGETGHTGPQTAWCLDMPTITHVVALDVDEDERSLRAKRLVEGDVSEIETVETELPAFVVADPEFEPTYRKAAHRLRWKDLRAATRERAANLDLDEDVTVWDHEDLNLDPDYIGLDGSPTIVAGVDPIPRAPAEREATLVDGVDDEAGMELVFDELDAYAAGD, from the coding sequence ATGCACACGGTCGTACTGACGAAAGGCGTCCCCGACTTCCGGGAAGGTCAGGTGTCCTTCGACGAGGACGGCCATCTCGAACGGGGGAAGACGCCGACGGTGATGAATCCGAACGACAAGCACGCGCTGCGGGCCGCACTCCAGACGAAGGTCCGCAACGGCGGGACGGTGTCGCTGCTGAGCATGGGGCCGCCCGGCTACAGGGAGGTCCTGCAGGAGGGGATGGCGGACGTGTACGCCGACGACCTCTACCTGCTCTCTGATCGAGAGATGGGGGCGGCAGACACCTGGGCGACGGCGATGACCGTCGCCACCGGCATCGAGAAGCTCGACGAGACGCCGGACCTGCTCTTCGCGGGCTTCAAGACCGCCGACGGAGAGACCGGCCACACCGGTCCCCAGACGGCGTGGTGTCTCGACATGCCGACGATCACCCACGTCGTGGCGCTCGACGTCGACGAGGACGAAAGGAGCCTTCGCGCGAAGCGACTCGTCGAGGGCGACGTAAGCGAGATCGAGACCGTCGAGACCGAACTCCCCGCGTTCGTCGTCGCCGACCCGGAGTTCGAGCCCACCTACCGGAAGGCGGCCCACCGACTCCGGTGGAAGGACCTCCGGGCAGCGACCCGGGAACGGGCCGCGAACCTCGATCTTGACGAGGACGTGACCGTCTGGGATCACGAGGATCTGAACCTCGATCCGGACTACATCGGTCTGGACGGCTCGCCGACGATCGTCGCGGGCGTCGACCCGATCCCGAGAGCGCCCGCCGAGCGCGAGGCCACGCTGGTCGACGGCGTCGACGACGAGGCCGGGATGGAACTGGTCTTCGACGAACTCGACGCGTACGCGGCAGGTGACTGA
- a CDS encoding electron transfer flavoprotein subunit alpha/FixB family protein produces MPEIDPTEYEIAALGPKIKDVDDPDEIEAMLELEAAGENRDPVKTLLEDRLEKLTAEDEDIDPSEVDLTELTVADVANLVRDIDDADVLRDVLEREQAGQDRKTAKSRIESRIESIEGSEDEDGDGPAYVPPEEKYPELDHPTSEKRWVEGTVGGTYRDMWVYCETQQGALIDVSREMLGKARRMMDQYNGEATGETDEEAPTQDYGGDEDGAPEEVVAVLIGDGVGELADEAIACGADRVVYHEDERLGRFRHQPYTEIFCHMCRDSEFAFRDYHEPRYTLFPATHNGRDLSALVQGELDSGLASDCSGLYIEDAMISNPAKTGQAGDSKEFERILHMKRPDFSGFEYSTILCIDKPHRDFHPQGGSVIPGSFAVPDPDPEREGEVVEHEMELDESWFSVAVTEYDQLDDGVDLTGHDVVVAMGRGIGDDPTRGIELGLELVDAFEDAAFGLSRGVITSSYSFDGHVEQYVGEDRQIGESGQVVEPEVYVAAGISGAIQHKVGMDESDTIVAVNTDPEADIRDFSDYFVEGDLFEVLPRLTEALESGELATAMQEVSDD; encoded by the coding sequence GTGCCGGAGATCGACCCCACCGAGTACGAGATCGCAGCACTCGGTCCGAAGATCAAAGACGTCGACGATCCCGACGAGATCGAGGCGATGCTGGAACTCGAAGCAGCGGGCGAGAATCGGGACCCAGTGAAGACCTTACTCGAAGATCGGCTGGAGAAGCTCACCGCCGAGGACGAAGATATCGACCCGAGCGAGGTGGATCTGACGGAACTCACCGTCGCAGACGTGGCGAACCTCGTCCGGGACATCGACGACGCCGACGTGTTGCGCGACGTGCTCGAACGCGAGCAGGCCGGGCAGGACCGCAAGACGGCAAAGAGCCGGATCGAGAGCCGAATCGAATCGATCGAGGGCAGCGAGGACGAGGACGGCGACGGTCCGGCGTACGTCCCGCCCGAGGAGAAGTACCCGGAGCTAGACCACCCGACCAGCGAGAAGCGGTGGGTCGAGGGCACCGTCGGCGGGACCTACCGCGACATGTGGGTCTACTGTGAAACCCAGCAGGGAGCACTGATCGACGTGTCTCGCGAGATGCTGGGCAAGGCCCGGCGGATGATGGACCAGTACAACGGCGAAGCGACCGGCGAGACGGACGAGGAGGCACCGACCCAGGACTACGGCGGCGACGAGGACGGCGCTCCGGAGGAGGTGGTGGCCGTCCTGATCGGCGACGGCGTGGGCGAACTGGCGGACGAGGCGATCGCTTGCGGCGCGGACCGGGTCGTCTACCACGAGGACGAGCGCCTCGGTCGCTTCCGTCACCAGCCCTACACCGAGATCTTCTGTCACATGTGCCGGGACAGTGAGTTCGCGTTCCGCGACTACCACGAGCCCCGGTACACGCTGTTCCCGGCGACGCACAACGGCCGGGACCTCTCGGCGCTCGTCCAGGGCGAACTCGACTCCGGGCTGGCCTCGGACTGCTCGGGGCTGTACATCGAGGACGCCATGATCTCCAACCCCGCCAAGACGGGGCAGGCCGGCGACAGCAAGGAGTTCGAGCGGATCCTGCACATGAAGCGGCCGGACTTCTCGGGGTTCGAGTACTCCACGATCCTCTGTATCGACAAGCCACACCGCGACTTCCACCCGCAGGGGGGCTCGGTCATCCCGGGGAGCTTCGCGGTGCCCGACCCCGATCCCGAGCGCGAGGGCGAGGTCGTCGAGCACGAGATGGAGCTGGACGAGTCGTGGTTCTCGGTCGCGGTCACGGAGTACGACCAGCTCGACGACGGCGTCGATCTGACCGGTCACGACGTGGTCGTGGCGATGGGTCGAGGGATCGGCGACGATCCGACCCGCGGGATCGAACTCGGCCTGGAGCTGGTCGACGCCTTCGAGGACGCCGCGTTCGGCCTCTCGCGTGGCGTGATCACTTCGTCGTACAGCTTCGACGGTCACGTCGAGCAGTACGTCGGCGAGGACCGACAGATCGGCGAGTCCGGTCAGGTCGTCGAGCCCGAGGTGTACGTGGCCGCGGGAATCTCCGGGGCGATCCAGCACAAGGTCGGGATGGACGAGTCGGACACGATCGTCGCAGTCAACACGGACCCCGAGGCCGACATCCGGGACTTTTCGGACTACTTCGTCGAGGGCGATCTGTTCGAGGTGCTGCCCCGACTCACTGAGGCGCTGGAGTCGGGCGAACTGGCGACGGCGATGCAGGAGGTAAGCGATGACTGA
- a CDS encoding FAD-dependent monooxygenase, with protein sequence MTEHEHYEAVVVGCGPGGAATAATLANNGIETLVLERGTDAGAKNVSGGLVYAEESAPYTIDDLFPDFRAEATERPATENYIHNVAGDRVESFDISSLHHHDTAWADAVLRRKMDSWLGERVHEMTRETGGGLLTDVRVTGLLRDRGEIVGVETAELDPIEADLVVAADGVNSELARDAGLMDWEEPEEWFQGVKAVVDMPPEVIDERFDIEEDEGVAHLFSGDLFDGVRGGGFLYTNEDSLSIGTVFHLDSIADERAEPHELLDNLLTHPLLAQWLGDEYEEREYAAKLVPDSKKAAHPSPHKDRLVLVGDAAGQMQAQGPIIKGMNHAVTAGALAAEAFATARSRGTPHDAGELYEGKLHREGVMDKLRPTSYRTLGRLAETGPVASLVEAVADSPVGRFAVSALGEDVLERLFASPRLMAVMPDTRTPYVTIPTIIAEELGEQVTDENRVQPPALDDRIGDLTYDVGDPHIELIDNGFDASGTAVTACPVSAADFGGGCYRDEYVETNGHEEHVVSLDTQPCVECGTCAVVADTHWEHPDGGKGVEYREG encoded by the coding sequence ATGACTGAACACGAACACTACGAGGCCGTCGTGGTCGGCTGTGGCCCCGGCGGCGCAGCGACAGCGGCGACGCTCGCGAACAACGGCATCGAGACGCTCGTCCTCGAACGCGGGACCGACGCGGGCGCGAAGAACGTCTCCGGCGGGCTCGTCTACGCCGAGGAGTCCGCGCCCTACACCATCGACGACCTGTTCCCCGACTTCCGCGCGGAGGCGACCGAACGGCCGGCGACGGAGAACTACATCCACAACGTCGCTGGCGACCGCGTCGAGAGCTTCGACATCTCCTCGCTCCACCACCACGACACGGCGTGGGCCGACGCCGTACTTCGGCGGAAGATGGACTCGTGGCTCGGCGAGCGCGTCCACGAGATGACCCGCGAGACCGGCGGCGGTCTGTTGACTGACGTGCGAGTCACGGGACTGTTGCGGGATCGAGGCGAGATCGTCGGCGTCGAGACGGCCGAACTCGACCCGATCGAGGCGGATCTGGTCGTCGCCGCCGACGGCGTCAACTCGGAGCTGGCTCGCGACGCCGGGCTGATGGACTGGGAGGAGCCCGAAGAGTGGTTCCAGGGAGTCAAGGCCGTCGTCGACATGCCCCCCGAAGTCATCGACGAGCGGTTCGACATCGAGGAGGACGAGGGGGTTGCCCACCTGTTCTCGGGCGACCTGTTCGACGGCGTCCGCGGCGGCGGCTTCCTCTACACCAACGAGGACTCCCTGTCGATCGGGACCGTCTTCCACCTCGACTCTATCGCCGACGAGCGGGCCGAGCCCCACGAACTGCTCGACAACCTCCTCACGCACCCGCTGCTGGCCCAGTGGCTCGGTGACGAGTACGAGGAACGCGAGTACGCGGCCAAGCTCGTCCCCGACTCCAAGAAGGCGGCCCACCCCTCACCCCACAAGGACAGGCTCGTCCTCGTCGGCGACGCCGCCGGCCAGATGCAGGCACAGGGACCGATCATCAAGGGGATGAACCACGCCGTCACCGCTGGCGCGCTCGCGGCCGAGGCGTTCGCGACGGCCCGCTCTCGTGGCACCCCCCACGACGCGGGCGAACTGTACGAGGGGAAGCTGCACCGCGAGGGCGTGATGGACAAGCTCCGGCCGACGAGCTACAGGACGCTCGGTCGACTCGCCGAGACCGGGCCCGTGGCGTCGCTGGTCGAGGCCGTCGCGGACTCGCCGGTCGGGCGCTTCGCGGTCTCCGCGCTTGGCGAGGACGTGTTAGAACGGCTCTTTGCCTCGCCCAGACTGATGGCGGTGATGCCGGACACGCGGACCCCGTACGTGACGATTCCGACGATCATCGCCGAGGAACTCGGTGAGCAGGTCACCGACGAGAACCGCGTCCAGCCGCCGGCACTGGACGATCGGATCGGCGACCTGACCTACGACGTGGGCGATCCCCACATCGAACTGATCGACAACGGCTTCGACGCGTCGGGGACGGCGGTGACGGCCTGTCCGGTGAGCGCGGCGGACTTCGGCGGGGGCTGTTACCGCGACGAGTACGTCGAGACGAACGGCCACGAGGAACACGTCGTCAGCCTCGACACCCAGCCCTGCGTCGAGTGTGGCACCTGCGCCGTCGTCGCCGACACCCACTGGGAACACCCCGACGGTGGCAAAGGTGTCGAATATAGGGAGGGGTGA
- a CDS encoding GNAT family N-acetyltransferase codes for MELTEPLQFDHEDREDIYEYVERHGSVEPEELRRALGMEPRPFGHHVAILKRNGTLEAVDGGLRVAYEDTAEEEFTADDVSFTIRQARQEDLTGLVGAIRQAIGGKTYVDAETVADVVDSEGVLLRHNELESRIFFVACVEDEVVGWVHLKHPELDKLSHTAELTLGVLEQYRGVGIGSHLLKRGLEWAAKHGYEKIYNSIPSTNEEAIAFLDAHGWETEAVRADHYKLDGDYIDEVMMAKAL; via the coding sequence ATGGAACTGACAGAGCCGCTGCAGTTCGACCACGAGGACCGCGAGGACATCTACGAGTACGTCGAGCGCCACGGCTCGGTCGAGCCCGAGGAGCTGCGGCGCGCGCTGGGGATGGAGCCGCGGCCGTTCGGCCACCACGTCGCGATCCTCAAGCGCAACGGGACGCTCGAAGCGGTCGACGGAGGGTTGCGAGTCGCATACGAAGACACCGCCGAAGAGGAGTTCACGGCCGACGACGTGTCGTTCACGATCCGACAGGCCCGCCAGGAGGACCTGACCGGGCTCGTCGGCGCGATCCGTCAGGCCATCGGTGGCAAGACCTACGTCGACGCCGAGACCGTGGCGGACGTCGTCGACAGCGAGGGCGTCCTCCTGCGGCACAACGAACTCGAATCGCGGATCTTCTTCGTCGCCTGCGTGGAAGACGAGGTCGTCGGCTGGGTCCACCTCAAACACCCGGAGCTCGACAAGCTCAGCCACACCGCGGAGTTGACTCTCGGCGTCCTCGAACAGTACCGCGGCGTCGGGATCGGGAGCCACCTCCTGAAGCGCGGGCTAGAGTGGGCCGCCAAACACGGCTACGAGAAGATCTACAACTCCATTCCCTCGACGAACGAAGAGGCGATCGCGTTCCTCGACGCCCACGGCTGGGAGACCGAGGCCGTCCGAGCCGACCACTACAAGCTCGACGGCGACTACATCGACGAGGTGATGATGGCGAAGGCGCTCTAG